Proteins co-encoded in one Campylobacter concisus genomic window:
- a CDS encoding ATP-dependent Clp protease ATP-binding subunit has product MADITENLTAQMQETLEKGISLAIFSKNPQVIPLHIFWALLADSNSILNQVFNKMNVSKDAVELEVKSKISSLPSSSNVTKDNVSVSRELINSLENAKALMVSMGDSYIAVDTWIISALELSEIKQILSKFCDILEIKKNLESIRGGKKIDSQTGDDTLDSLEKFGIDLTQKALNKELDPVIGRDEEITRMMQILIRKSKNNPILLGEPGVGKTAIVEGLAQKIVARDVPTSLANKRVIALDMSAVVAGAKYRGEFEDRLKAVIDEVKKAGNIILFIDEIHTIVGAGASEGGMDAANILKPALARGELHAVGATTLKEYRKYFEKDAALQRRFQPIDVKEPSVNEALQILRGIKERLEVHHGITITDSALVAAARLSDRYIANRFLPDKAIDLIDEAAAELKMQIESEPYELSKIKREIVTLQVEKEALKMEDADKNKERLGEIEKEIADLNEKKLALDTKFENEKAVFGGISKATKEIDSLKSQAEIAKRNGDLQKAAEIEYGKIADAKKHKHELEEKWESMKKEGVLLKNQVDEELVAEILSKWTGISVKKMLTSEKEKYLHIEEHLRESVVGQDDALHALARAVKRNKAGLNEGQRPIGSFLFLGPTGVGKTQSAKALAKFLFDDEKALIRFDMSEYMEKHSVSRLLGAPPGYVGYDEGGQLTEAVRRRPYSVILFDEVEKAHKDVFNILLGILDDGRATDNKGVTVDFKNTIIILTSNIASNFIMELKGEDRDVAVKNELKNYFKPEFLNRLDDTIIFNPLNEQGLISIVEIMFKELEKTLHNRGIKAVLSEEAKKFIAKAGFDIVYGARPLRRALYELVEDKIADMILKDELESGDEITIDSDGEKIIIKKK; this is encoded by the coding sequence ATGGCTGATATAACAGAAAATTTAACAGCTCAGATGCAAGAAACTCTTGAAAAAGGTATTAGTTTAGCGATATTTTCTAAAAATCCGCAAGTTATTCCACTTCATATTTTTTGGGCTTTACTTGCAGATAGTAATTCTATTTTAAACCAAGTGTTTAATAAAATGAATGTAAGTAAAGACGCCGTCGAGCTTGAAGTAAAAAGTAAAATTTCTTCACTTCCAAGTAGCTCAAACGTTACAAAAGATAACGTTTCAGTTTCAAGAGAGCTTATAAATTCTCTTGAAAATGCAAAAGCTTTGATGGTAAGCATGGGCGATAGCTACATAGCTGTTGATACATGGATCATCTCGGCTCTTGAGCTTAGTGAGATCAAACAAATTTTAAGCAAATTTTGCGATATCTTAGAGATCAAAAAGAACCTTGAGAGCATAAGAGGTGGTAAAAAGATAGATAGCCAAACTGGCGATGATACCCTTGATAGTTTAGAGAAATTTGGTATCGATCTAACGCAAAAAGCGCTAAATAAAGAGCTTGATCCAGTCATCGGGCGTGATGAAGAGATCACTAGGATGATGCAAATTTTAATAAGAAAGAGCAAAAATAACCCTATCTTGCTTGGTGAGCCAGGTGTTGGTAAAACAGCCATCGTTGAAGGGCTAGCTCAAAAGATAGTGGCTCGTGATGTGCCAACAAGCCTTGCAAACAAGCGTGTAATCGCGCTTGATATGAGCGCAGTTGTAGCTGGCGCAAAGTATAGAGGCGAGTTTGAAGATAGACTAAAAGCTGTCATTGACGAGGTTAAAAAGGCTGGCAACATCATACTTTTTATAGATGAAATTCACACCATAGTTGGAGCTGGTGCGAGCGAGGGCGGAATGGACGCTGCAAATATCCTAAAACCAGCTCTTGCGCGTGGAGAGCTTCACGCTGTTGGTGCGACAACGCTAAAAGAGTATAGAAAATACTTTGAAAAAGATGCAGCGCTTCAAAGACGTTTTCAGCCTATAGACGTTAAAGAGCCAAGTGTAAATGAGGCACTTCAAATTTTACGTGGTATAAAAGAGCGCCTAGAAGTTCACCACGGCATCACAATAACAGATAGCGCGCTAGTTGCCGCTGCAAGGCTAAGCGACCGCTACATAGCAAACCGCTTCTTGCCAGATAAGGCGATAGACCTTATAGACGAGGCAGCAGCTGAGCTAAAGATGCAAATAGAAAGCGAGCCATACGAGCTTTCAAAGATAAAACGCGAGATTGTAACGCTTCAAGTAGAAAAAGAAGCGCTAAAGATGGAGGATGCGGATAAAAATAAAGAAAGACTTGGCGAGATCGAAAAAGAGATAGCTGATCTAAATGAGAAAAAGCTAGCGCTTGATACTAAATTTGAAAATGAAAAGGCTGTTTTTGGCGGAATTTCAAAAGCAACAAAAGAGATCGATAGCTTAAAATCACAAGCTGAGATAGCAAAAAGAAATGGCGATCTTCAAAAGGCTGCTGAGATAGAATACGGCAAAATAGCAGACGCTAAAAAGCACAAACACGAGCTTGAAGAAAAATGGGAGAGCATGAAAAAAGAGGGCGTGCTTCTTAAAAATCAAGTCGATGAAGAGCTTGTGGCTGAAATTTTAAGCAAATGGACTGGAATTTCAGTTAAGAAGATGCTAACAAGTGAAAAAGAGAAGTATCTGCACATCGAAGAGCATCTAAGAGAGAGCGTTGTCGGTCAAGATGACGCATTACACGCACTTGCGCGTGCTGTTAAGAGAAACAAAGCTGGACTAAATGAGGGTCAAAGGCCGATTGGTTCGTTTTTATTCCTTGGACCAACAGGCGTTGGTAAAACCCAGTCTGCTAAAGCTTTGGCTAAATTTTTATTTGACGATGAGAAGGCGCTTATCCGCTTTGATATGAGCGAATATATGGAAAAACATAGCGTGAGCAGGCTTCTTGGTGCGCCTCCAGGATATGTAGGCTACGATGAGGGCGGTCAGCTAACAGAGGCAGTTCGCAGAAGACCTTACTCAGTCATACTTTTTGACGAGGTTGAAAAGGCTCACAAAGATGTATTTAACATACTTTTGGGAATTTTAGATGACGGACGTGCGACTGATAACAAAGGTGTAACGGTTGATTTTAAAAATACGATCATCATTTTAACCTCAAACATCGCTTCAAATTTCATAATGGAGCTAAAGGGCGAAGATCGTGACGTGGCTGTTAAAAACGAGCTTAAAAACTACTTTAAGCCTGAGTTTTTAAATAGGCTTGATGATACTATCATCTTTAATCCTCTAAATGAACAAGGACTAATCTCTATAGTTGAGATCATGTTTAAAGAGCTTGAAAAAACTCTTCACAACCGCGGTATCAAGGCAGTTTTAAGCGAAGAGGCTAAGAAATTTATCGCAAAAGCTGGCTTTGACATAGTTTATGGCGCAAGACCTCTTAGAAGAGCGCTTTATGAGCTAGTTGAAGATAAGATCGCTGATATGATCTTAAAAGATGAGCTTGAAAGTGGCGATGAGATTACCATTGATAGCGATGGCGAGAAGATCATCATTAAGAAAAAATAA